A region of the Chloroflexota bacterium genome:
TGGCCCGGCTCAACCGCACCGCCGCGCAGATTATGATGGAAGTCGGCGTGCACGCCGCCACGGACATCACAGGCTACGCCCTGCTGGGGCACGCCAACGAGATGGCCGAGCGGAGTGCCGCCGGGCTGCGCATCCGCGCCGAGGCGCTGCCGGTGCTGGATGGCGCGCTGGCGTGCGCCCGCGACGGCCAGGCCAGCGGTGGCACGGGCCGCAATCGCAAATACCTGGCCGACAAGGTCCGGCTGCCGGCGAACCTGTCCGGCGAAATGAACGACCTGCTGCACGACCCGCAGACCTCCGGCGGCCTGCTGATCGCGACGCCGCCGGCGCAGGCCGCGGAGATGATGCGCCGGTTTGCCACCGCCGGGCAGGATGCCTGGCTCATCGGCGAAGCGATTGAAACGCCGGGACTGGAAGTCGTCTAGCGCTTTTACAATTCCGCTGTTCTGCATTATTATTCGCCCGCACGCCGCGCCAGCGCGCGCGGCCGGGCGCCGAATACCTGATCGGGAGAAAGCATGGATTCACCACATACGCATCCGCGAGTCGTCGTGACCGGTCTCGGAGCTGTCACGCCGCTGGGTTTGAATGTTGACACGACGTGGCAGAACCTGCTGCGCGGCGTTTCCGGCGCGAGCCTGATCTCTCGCTTCGACACGACCGGCTTCGCCGTGCGCATCGCCAACGAGGTCAAGGATTTCGACCCGATGGCGTACCCGGACGTGATCGACCGCAAGGAGGCGCGCCGCTTCGACCGCATCATCCAGTTGACGCTGGTGGCGGCCGCCGAGGCAATCCGGCAGTCCGGCCTGAAAGTCACGGCCGACAACACCGATGAGATCGGCGTCGTGATCGGCACCGGCATCGGCGGACTGGGCGCGGTGCAGGAAGCGGCCGACACCCTGCACAGCAAGGGACCGATGCGCGTCTCGCCGTACACGGCCACCAACATGCTGCCGAACATGCCGGCCGGGCAGGTGGCGATCACGTTCGGATTGCGCGGCATCAACTACTGCCTGATCTCGGCCTGCGCCACCGGCTCGCACGCGATCGGCGAGGCGTTCGAGATCATCCGGCGCGGCGACGCGCAGGTCATGGTGGCCGGCGGCGCCGAGGCACCGCTGACGCCGATCGGCCTGGCGGCATTCCACCGCACCGGCGCGATGTCGACCCGCAACGACGATCCGCAGCGCGCTTCGCGCCCGTTCGACAAGGACCGCGACGGCTTCGTGATGGCGGA
Encoded here:
- the fabF gene encoding beta-ketoacyl-ACP synthase II, coding for MDSPHTHPRVVVTGLGAVTPLGLNVDTTWQNLLRGVSGASLISRFDTTGFAVRIANEVKDFDPMAYPDVIDRKEARRFDRIIQLTLVAAAEAIRQSGLKVTADNTDEIGVVIGTGIGGLGAVQEAADTLHSKGPMRVSPYTATNMLPNMPAGQVAITFGLRGINYCLISACATGSHAIGEAFEIIRRGDAQVMVAGGAEAPLTPIGLAAFHRTGAMSTRNDDPQRASRPFDKDRDGFVMAEGASLLVLENLESARARGATILAEIVGYGATDDAYHASAPAEGGVGAIKCMQRALKKAGLQPGDIDYINAHGTSTTLNDKGETQAIKAVFGDLAYQVPISSTKSMLGHLLGAAGAVEGVVSVKTILEGKIHPTINLMTPDPDCDLNYTPNGTIERNVDVVLSNSFGFGGHNATVIFKKYAS